The Naumovozyma dairenensis CBS 421 chromosome 1, complete genome genomic interval gATGATTCAGAAGCAGAACCAGAACCAGAAGAAGCGGAATCATCGTCTAATTGAtccaattcatcttcatcttcatctgaagaagaagattcaACTGAAATTTTAGCCTTcttatttattgatttttcattagaaGGACTTGAAcgtttcttattattattcgatTTGTTATTGAACTTCTTTGTAGTAGTTGGAGCCATCTTTAACTCTAGGTTGCGATTGCTTTTGGTTTCcttatactatatatatgatacTCGAAAATATGTTTATTACTTACTTCTTACtactatttttattattacaattgCCAATCgcatctcatctcatcgcATAATTAAATTTTCCTGCCTATACGtagataatttttcattatattttttttttcttgaagtTGCACGTGCTGGAAAaaacaaaggaaaatttttgCGGAATCGTTCAATACGGTGACAGGACAGACGACGGAGGATTCATCACACGTAAGGAATTTAAGTGCGACGCCTGTCGACAGCAAGTCTAcctaatgatgataaatatttttggtaTTATGATTACAcacatatatttattttcattttcatatttatttGCCCGCTGGTGGCTTAGTACTTTTAtcttatttaaattagaaattaggaatgttattttttttatgtattttactttattttattttattttattctatTCATTGTCATtctcttcttgtttttcGCTCAATCTTCAATGACTTCTTCAATAACTTCTTGAGTTGGTTCAAATTTCGTATCTTTAGAATGATTCATCTTAGCGACTTGTTGTTTCCTCTTCTTAGCCAAAGCTTTCGAAgctttaatattaaatccatctttcaaaatactTTGaacttcttctaattccaATCCTGATAATTCAGGATAACAGAAATAACAAAATACAGTAGATAAGAAAGACACCCCCGCAAAGAATGCAAATGTCCCCGTTGGAGTAATATTTTGTAACATAGTTAAGAAAGTAGACGCAATGACAAGGGAACCTGCCCAATTAGTTGCAGTAGCATATGAGGTACCAATACCTCTAACATTTTGTGGGAATAATTCAGATTGTTGCCATGGAACAGTACCGATACCTAAAGCGTAAAATGCAGCAAATACAATGATAAATACAATGATGACGATCCCCCATGATGTGAACCCTGAATGTGATACGACCGCTTCATTACCAACGAATTTAATACCGATGAAATGGAAAGCAATGGCACAGATTGCTAATGCTACTGTCATACCTGGTAGCccaattaataaaatatatcttcttccaattttatcaatggCGAAGAATGCGATAAGagtgaagatgaaatttgTACCAGAAACAATGATGGAAACAGCGGATGAATTTGAGAACCCGACagtttcaaaaattgtaCCAGAGAAATACATTAAAGAATTCCAACCTGTAAATTGTTGAATAGCTTGTAACCCACATGCAATAATTAAGGCTCTAAAATTAGCAGGATTTGTATGTAATTCTTTGACAGTATTCCAAACTCTAACACCAGCGTTTTTACCAGGTATAGATTGATTAAGCATAGCTAATTCTTCcactttcttttcaataatttcatccGATGTATCTACATAACTTCTTCTCAAAACTTTCTTAGCCATTTCTAAATTCCCCTTCATAACGTAATATCTTGGAGTATCAGgtaaaaaacaaaaaaaagtgaATTGAATAACAGTAGGGATCAAAGACAATCCAACTAAGATTCTCCACCCATTATGAACTTTATTCAACCCAGCCCCACAACCATAAGCTATCAATTGTCCTCCAGTCAACCAAAGAGAATTAATAACAGTCAATCTTCCTCTAATCATCTTGGGAGCGATTTCACTAATAAACAATggagaaattaaagatcCAATCCCGACACCGAACCCCATGATCAATCTTCCCGCTGCCATTTGCCAGAATTTATGAGCAGAGATTTGTAAGATGGCACCAATGATGAACATTACGTTGGAGAACATTAAACATGGTTTCCTACCGAATACATCAGCTGCTGTACCTGCGAAGATACTACTGATAAGGGCACCTAATGATGTTGCTGCGGTGACTATTTCCTTGTCACCGTACGATAGGACTTTGTTATCTAAGTCTGTACCTATGGAGATTAATGCACTTGATATGTAACCTGTGTCATAACCAAACATGAACCCTGAGATTGAGGCAACGAAAGTTAGGGTGATGATGAAGGGAGAAATTTTTTGGTTGAATGTGATTATAACGGATGTATTGTCTTCATCGTTTACTGGTTTGATTTGGATTCTGTCGTCGTTGTCTGAAGCATTTTCATAGTCAAATGATGTggttgtttgtttgtttttcatttttttggttgattcttcttgttcGTTAAGGAATTCTTCATAGTCTGTAGTTGGGcgttgttgttgtattaTACCATGACTTGTTCCTGtgtattcttcttcttcttcacttTCATCTCTGAAGGATGGCGGTGGAAGCGGAGAGACTACCATTTGTTGTCGTCAGTCTTGGTTTGTTCGAGGAATATATGGGTAGAAATTATGACAGGGTCTATGGCACTTTATATTGTGGATGTATCCTATTGTATTTATATACAATATGGAATACACTGTTTCTCACAGTTACCGTTTTCTCTGCATAAAAGCATAAACATAAGGTATGGACGTTGAAAAAATAGAATGGACAGCGGGGCGCGTTTCGCgatgaaattttttcatatttctttgaaatgtGAGTGGAATGTGAAAATGTTATGAGAGTCTTATCCTAGCGAAGCGACGGGCGGCGGCGGTTAACTGTGTGTTTgtgtttgtttgtttgttgaGTGGGCGGGCCGCGGATGTGGTGTCTAAAACCGGAGTGGGGGTCCCCCGCGCAGGCACCACTCTATGTGGACAGGCATTACCCGGTGGATACCCGTTGGTTTGTTGACAGGTATTCCGGAGAGGGGTCCACTATCCCTTCtctttgtattatttatagCCGCCGAGGTGACTTTACGATTTATTTCACATGCTCTTTAATATGTTGACTCGGAATACAGACGATAGTCCCCTAATAATAGCACTTTCATATGCTTGCGACTTGCGCTTCGCTTACCTCATGcaataataaatagtacatacgtacgtacgtactaTTCTTGAATACAATACATGCGTCACAGTTCTATATGTCATATTCATATGCTAAGGATAGTCAAGTACAGAGAATGCATACAATACAGGCAGGTTATATGAAGTTATGGACGTGTCTATGAAAGTTGTCTAGAGCTCATCATGGTAATTGTAATCCCCGTATTGGTTTTCCTGTTgctgtttttgtttttgttgttcttgctCTTGTTCCTCTAAGATACGGCCCATGGCTTCGTTTACTGCATCCTCTAAGGCACGATCTGTATTACTTTCGAaatcttcttgattttgaaattgagaGTCATCTGTTGTCTCAACAATGTTATTACTACCTGctgtagtagtagtagtagtagtagtaagAGAGGTGGTTTCAATGGATGTAATCATAGTAGATATCACACCACTACTTTTATAATTGGAAGATTGTATTGAAATAATTGAGGGTGATATTGTCATGTCGGCTTCCTCTATTGAAGatgctgttgttgctgttgttgttgctcTGACTTGCGCACTTGATATTATGCTATTTTCCGTACCCTTACTACTGCTCATCTGTTTACTAACTAACCCAATGGTTAATAAAATActcttgaaaaatttgaataataaccAAAGAGACAATTTGATAGGTAATTTAAAAATACGTCTCCATAATACCCAAGATATACAACAAATTAAAAACCCCAAAGCAAAATAAACATCCCTTTTCTCTTGATGAGAGGCCTTTTCCAATGTCTTAACCAATTTATTCGTACTATGGAATATACTTTCAAATTGTGtatatttatcatcaattgtcattaaatatttggTCTGTTGCTTTAATTCATCCAAATTTAAATCACTTTGTAAAATCCCTGATTGTAAAATTTGATTACTcttaattaaattattggtcaatttctttgtcgtttgtaataatttatccTTCGTAGTTATCATAGTCGTCGTTCTTACAGTCCTTTtcccattattattcttattattcaGGATTCTTGTATCATTCTCATCATTGTCGTGAGAATTACAATGTAATTCAATACAAGCATCCCTTTCCATATCTTGTGCATTAATCATATCTAAACGaactttttcaatcaatGTCTTCATATGTGATTTATATTGTACAATCCAATTAATCAATCTGATTAGATTATCCAAAACATATTGTGtctcattatcattaacggtcatcaatttcaatttaaatagtaatgataattGACCATTTAAGTGATCAGAATCAAATTGTAAAAACCGTATATTGGTAATATCATCACCACCACTACCACCACTACCATTCATTTTCCTACCCATCCTCGCTATACTACTGTTATTAAtacaaacaataatacaatTCAAAAGAGATTCAaacttcattatcatatcATAACAAtactcttcttcttcttcaacgATGTTCCTCGTGGAATCGTTATCGccattcttcatcattattttgtcTAGTATTTCAAACATCAAGTTTTgtaattgattcaattcttcaatatataCACTGGCACTCATCTTTGATCGTATCGTGTTCTTTATTTCCTTGATTTGAGAGATTTGGGTTGCTATCACAATTGTTAGAATAAACTACATTAATTAATGTCAGCTTGTTCAATAAATAGTTCATGTTCAGATGAAAACTCGTTCGTTCGCTATAAGTATCTTTAGGGTAAAAAACAATGCTGGGTTTGCGCCCTAATTGTACCTATCAATTTTGTACCCCCAATATATTAGGGTCCATCTAAACATTATTAGAATACGAATACGTAGatttttgaatcaattgaaCTGAATTTAAAGGGAATCTGTctaaataatattgtttGCCACTTCACCCaaacaatcaaaaacaagaTAATATATACCATAAAGTTTTGCTcgaaataatgaataatgaTCATGATCATGATCATGATCACGATAATAGTGTTACCGACACAGTGACGGCTGAAGCTTCTTCTACTGCGTCCGGCAGTCAATCACATGAGGAACATAATGATATTAGTACCGAGACgattgaagaagaaaataccATGATATCGACAATTGAAGACAGGAATATTGATAcgaatgataatgataatgcaaacaataatgaatCCAAATCTCAAGTTGAAGAAGCTACCGAAGATCATTGCGATAACGGCGACAATGAATCATCGcaaaaattagaattagtTATTAACGATGACATCACGAGTAATAAGACCACGGATGGAAACCTCGAGCAAGAAattcttatttttgaaaaaactacattgttgaagaatttaCCTGCAGAATTACATTATACTTGTTGTGACTGTTATGATCaacatatttatttagGTACAAAAACTGGTGATCTTCTacattattttgaaattgaaccTATGAATTATATTCTAATATCAGAAACTAagttaaataataatactaactCTGAGAACACCTCTTCCAACATCACAACTAGCAATACTGCCTGCATAgataaaatcattatattaCCTAAGATTGAAAGAGCTCTAGTATTGGCTGATGGTAAATTAcatttgtttttattaCCTGAATTTGCTCCAACTCCGAATACAATGTGTTTACAAAATGTTGAAACAATTGCCCAATATAACTCTTCCCCTACTactgcttcttcttcatcatcaagtTATAAAATCTTTGCCTTTTATaagaataaatttgatttcattaaagtCACTCAAACAAACTTTATGttattaaaatcatttaatattccaaatattatcaaagCATATTCACATCGATCAAATTTAATGGTAGCAAGATCAAATAATTATGAACTAATAAACCTACaaaattttggaaacaCCACCAAAACAGGTACAAGTACAAgtacaaatacaaatacaaat includes:
- the ITR1 gene encoding myo-inositol transporter ITR1 (similar to Saccharomyces cerevisiae ITR1 (YDR497C) and ITR2 (YOL103W); ancestral locus Anc_3.84), whose product is MVVSPLPPPSFRDESEEEEEYTGTSHGIIQQQRPTTDYEEFLNEQEESTKKMKNKQTTTSFDYENASDNDDRIQIKPVNDEDNTSVIITFNQKISPFIITLTFVASISGFMFGYDTGYISSALISIGTDLDNKVLSYGDKEIVTAATSLGALISSIFAGTAADVFGRKPCLMFSNVMFIIGAILQISAHKFWQMAAGRLIMGFGVGIGSLISPLFISEIAPKMIRGRLTVINSLWLTGGQLIAYGCGAGLNKVHNGWRILVGLSLIPTVIQFTFFCFLPDTPRYYVMKGNLEMAKKVLRRSYVDTSDEIIEKKVEELAMLNQSIPGKNAGVRVWNTVKELHTNPANFRALIIACGLQAIQQFTGWNSLMYFSGTIFETVGFSNSSAVSIIVSGTNFIFTLIAFFAIDKIGRRYILLIGLPGMTVALAICAIAFHFIGIKFVGNEAVVSHSGFTSWGIVIIVFIIVFAAFYALGIGTVPWQQSELFPQNVRGIGTSYATATNWAGSLVIASTFLTMLQNITPTGTFAFFAGVSFLSTVFCYFCYPELSGLELEEVQSILKDGFNIKASKALAKKRKQQVAKMNHSKDTKFEPTQEVIEEVIED
- the SEC20 gene encoding Sec20p (similar to Saccharomyces cerevisiae SEC20 (YDR498C); ancestral locus Anc_3.83), with amino-acid sequence MSASVYIEELNQLQNLMFEILDKIMMKNGDNDSTRNIVEEEEEYCYDMIMKFESLLNCIIVCINNSSIARMGRKMNGSGGSGGDDITNIRFLQFDSDHLNGQLSLLFKLKLMTVNDNETQYVLDNLIRLINWIVQYKSHMKTLIEKVRLDMINAQDMERDACIELHCNSHDNDENDTRILNNKNNNGKRTVRTTTMITTKDKLLQTTKKLTNNLIKSNQILQSGILQSDLNLDELKQQTKYLMTIDDKYTQFESIFHSTNKLVKTLEKASHQEKRDVYFALGFLICCISWVLWRRIFKLPIKLSLWLLFKFFKSILLTIGLVSKQMSSSKGTENSIISSAQVRATTTATTASSIEEADMTISPSIISIQSSNYKSSGVISTMITSIETTSLTTTTTTTTAGSNNIVETTDDSQFQNQEDFESNTDRALEDAVNEAMGRILEEQEQEQQKQKQQQENQYGDYNYHDEL